A region of Toxotes jaculatrix isolate fToxJac2 chromosome 23, fToxJac2.pri, whole genome shotgun sequence DNA encodes the following proteins:
- the arhgef11 gene encoding rho guanine nucleotide exchange factor 11 isoform X2 gives MSLRQPTSTLDRAANKKNANLFRLSSLTIGDSERKSSATQQREPMADIPAEGTGPGLVQRCVVVQKDQLGFGFTVCGERVKLVQNVRPGGAAVKAGVQEGDRIIKVNGSLVSSMSHQEVVKLIKSGTYVALTLQGPPPSAASLPLEPLPTDLTPNQRTSLGGEAPPPPPPPLPSGLGGNPSQRITGPKPLQDPEVQKHASQILRKMLEQEEAELQGLMEEQQRNPSPSLEERIESAKRRANQVRVKIQQDVEGMRSESIASYVIAGEGRLSMDSSEGDMEAFESPHSSPSFSFRTPLHRRQSSDTHTLSDSGGKAQIIGPEEEDEESDGYAFNEMDGPFQDIELLKTRPAHMTVFMRYVFTQLLDPNPLLFYLSVEAYLGSSPKDARALAPQICSHFLDPDAPLKIRVREEYLTDIESRLHAQEDIRGPLSELQQQVLPDIQDQIQDYRNKQMMGLGSLFGEGDLHHLDGDPAKEKQVVDRQVTALWEILSKHEEDRSSPLASAVLLYLRHSGIKLRDSKVFPGLSTEKEKWLAFLKTKKLSGTKKEKDGEDKKRNPILKYIGKPRATSQSTFHVPLSPNEVRPGSVRNIIQQFENHTETTGEEGGDAADPQRLSSSSLGEDSMESPTVSVRLARSESLKAQGEGRRRGVASGTESVPRSRSDVDMEDCGEEREGPGLRPLQHSTSSSASSSSARSLENPTPPYTPRSRRRSVDSPLALLPDAAALEDEVCDGQNWQDTVSPQLLATLSPREVDRQAVIYELFTTEVSHLRTLRVLDQVFFQKMRSVLNTDELACIFPNLPQVYELHASLCEAMKKRRETPIVQEIGDVMLARFEGAAGDEFQEQASQLCSQQSQALELIKNKQRKDPRFAHIIQECEASPHCRRLQLKDLLVSEMQRLTKYPLLLDNIIKHTEAGSSDLPSLQRAQVCCRGILQAVNEVVGETEHRQRLSQYQRRLDAAPQFKSLDLTTKRMIHEGPLTWKVSKDKQIEIQALLLSDCLVLLQRGPDDRLQLRYPSRWLGGGGGGGGDSKTSFSPLVKLDSLLVRSVATDNKALYVISTTERQIYELVAGTSSEKNTWKDLLEKAVSSADGSSPLISHGSMPITSPSIRSASPVSTDSNIDADSSVTGQSDSMAPHSSNNDIVLSDSTPVDQSGAFICGERQAAGVAEAALKDVETLRRLISQDLEDDGWSHDSDETPTNETANDGSSFAERQRPESLETVLSFSTNDWEAEPEEVPPSDTEQPNVQVIRKAVVAGPSSSSSVPDDITDDVTLPSDQSSKPRGNTFYLVMPTEQGESVTDDLNDPPTPTASHFPQSLDEVMSPQVQTEEETPAGGPGLSRSEALNLEREEETGQSQAGSQSHVIKNVDEIFHTIEGLMSKLRQLKEIEKAHHKLLKTLTHSVNQESGDQRCPSATVSRTPSLDRGSGESKEGSPAEPKIQSTGF, from the exons ATGAGTCTCCGCCAACCCACCTCGACACTGGACAG GGCAGCCAATAAGAAAAACGCCAACCTGTTCAG GCTCAGCAGTCTGACCATCGGGGACTCGGAGCGCAAATCCTCTGCCACCCAGCAGAGGGAGCCAATGGCCGACATCCCTGCTGAGGGCACGG GTCCCGGTCTTGTTCAGAGATGTGTGGTTGTGCAGAAGGACCAGCTTGGTTTCGGCTTCacagtgtgtggagagagagttAAGCTAGTGCAGAATGTCCGACCAG GTGGTGCAGCAGTCAAAGCCGGGGTTCAAGAAGGGGACCGCATCATAAAG GTGAACGGCTCACTGGTGTCCTCCATGTCCCATCAGGAGGTGGTAAAGCTCATCAAAT CTGGAACGTACGTAGCTCTGACACTACAAGGACCTCCCCCCTCAGCCGCCTCCTTGCCCTTAGAACCCCTCCCCACTGACCTCACACCCAATCAAAGAACATCTCTGGGTGGGGaggctccacctccaccacctccacccctgCCCTCTGGACTCGGTGGCAACCCTTCCCAAAGAATCACGGGACCCAAACCACTACAG gaccCAGAAGTACAAAAACATGCCTCTCAGATACTCAGGAAAATGCTGGAGCAGGAAGAAGCTGAACTGcag GGCTtgatggaggagcagcagaggaaccCATCGCCGTCACTGGAGGAGCGCATCGAAAGTGCCAAGAGGAGAGCGAACCAAGTCAGGGTCAAGATTCAGCAAGATGTG GAGGGAATGCGATCAGAATCTATCGCGAGTTATGTCATAGCAGGAGAag GTCGACTGTCAATGGACTCAAGCGAAGGCGACATGGAG gcCTTTGAGAGTCCCCACTCCTCCCCCTCATTCTCCTTCAGGACCCCCCTACACCGACGGCAGAGCTccgacacacacaccctctctgaTTCG GGTGGAAAGGCGCAGATCATCGGccctgaggaagaggatgaagaaagTGACGGCTATGCATTTAATGAG ATGGACGGTCCGTTCCAGGACATTGAGTTGTTGAAAACACGACCAGCACACATGACAGTGTTCATGAGATATGTCTTCACCCAGCTTCTGGACCCCAACCCTTTG CTGTTTTACCTGTCGGTGGAGGCATACCTGGGCTCCAGCCCTAAAGATGCCCGCGCACTTGCACCCCAGATCTGTTCCCATTTTCTGGACCCTGATGCT cctttgaaaatcagagtacGAGAGGAGTATCTCACAGATATTG AGAGTCGACTACATGCCCAGGAGGACATCAGAGGACCcctgtctgagctgcagcagcaggtgctgCCAGATATTCAGGACCAGATACAAGACTACAG GAACAAGCAGATGATGGGTCTTGGCTCTCTGTTTGGAGAAGGAGACCTGCATCACCTTGATGGAGACCCTGCGAAAGAGAAACAAGTGGTGGACAGACAGGTTACTGCCCTCTGGGAGATATT ATCAAAGCACGAAGAGGACAGAAG TTCTCCTCTGGCGTCAGCAGTCCTCCTGTACCTGCGTCATTCTGGTATCAAGCTAAGAGATTCCAAGGTCTTCCCAGGTTTGAGtacagagaaggagaagtgGCTCGCGTtcttaaagacaaaaaag ctgaGTGGTaccaagaaagagaaagatggagaggataAAAAGAGAAACCCCATCCTGAAGTACATCGGAAAACCCCGAGCCACATCCCAGTCca CATTCCATGTCCCGTTGTCACCCAACGAAG TCCGTCCTGGCAGTGTGAGGAACATCATCCAGCAGTTTGAGAATCACACAGAGACGacgggagaggagggaggtgacGCTGCCGACCCCCAGAggctctcctccagcagcctgGGAGAAGACAGCATGGAGAG CCCTACGGTCTCAGTGCGTCTGGCACGCAGCGAGTCGTTGAAGGCTCAGGGAGAAGGGCGTCGGCGGGGTGTTGCCTCAGGGACAGAGTCTGTCCCCCGCTCTCGCAGCGATGTGGACATGGAGGACtgtggggaggagagggaggggccGGGCCTCAGGccactgcagcacagcacatcATCATCTGCGTCCAGCAGCTCTGCACG GTCTCTAGAGAACCCTACACCCCCATACACCCCTCGGTCTAGACGCAG GAGTGTGGACTCACCGTTGGCTCTGCTACCGGACGCTGCAGCGCTGGAGGATGAAGTGTGCGACGGTCAGAACTGGCAGGACACGGTGTCTCCTCAGCTCCTCGCCACGCTCAGCCCGAGGGAGGTGGACAGACAGGCCGTCATTTATG AGCTGTTCACCACAGAGGTGTCCCACCTGCGGACCTTGCGGGTCCTGGACCAGGTCTTTTTCCAGAAGATGAGGTCTGTGCTGAACACTGATGAGCTGGCCTGCATCTTCCCCAACCTGCCGCAGGTCTACGAACTCCacg CAAGTCTGTGCGAAGCGATGAAGAAGCGCAGAGAAACTCCCATCGTTCAGGAAATCGGGGACGTTATGCTGGCCAGG TTTGAAGGTGCAGCCGGAGACGAGTTTCAGGAACAGGCGTCCCAGCTGTGCAGTCAGCAGTCTCAGGCGCTAGAACTCATCAAGAACAAACAACGTAAAGACCCTCGCTTCGCTCACATCatccag GAGTGTGAGGCGAGTCCTCACTGTCGGAGGCTGCAGCTTAAAGACCTGCTGGTGTCTGAGATGCAGAGACTCACCAAGTACCCTCTGCTGCTGGACAACATcattaaacacacagagg CTGGTTCATCGGACCTCCCCTCACTCCAGCGAGCCCAGGTTTGTTGCCGAGGGATACTGCAGGCTGTCAACGAGGTCGTCGGGGAAACAGAACACCGGCAACGTCTCAGCCAATACCAACGCAGGCTGGATGCTGCCCCTCAATTCAAG AGTCTCGACCTGACCACAAAGAGAATGATTCACGAAGGTCCTCTCACCTGGAAAGTGAGCAAAGATAAACAGATAG AGATCCAAGCgctgctgctgtcagattgCCTGGTCCTTCTGCAGAGAGGCCCAGACGACCGGCTGCAACTGCGATATCCATCCCGCTGGCTGGGTGGAGGCGGAGGAGGCGGCGGAGACAGCAAGACCTCCTTCAGCCCTCTGGTGAAGCTGGACTCACTGCTGGTCCGCTCAGTAGCTACGG ACAACAAAGCTCTCTATGTCATCAGCACCACAGAGAGGCAGATCTATGAACTGGTGGCTGGGACGTCATCAGAGAAAAACAC CTGGAAAGATTTACTTGAAAAAGCCGTCTCATCGGCCGATGGCTCATCGCCCCTGATCAGTCACGGATCTATGCCAATAAC TTCCCCCAGTATCCGCAGTGCGTCCCCAGTCTCGACCGACAGCAATATCGATGCAG ACAGTTCAGTGACCGGGCAGTCAGATTCCATGGCACCGCATTCCTCCAACAACGACATCGTGCTCTCCGACAGCACACCTGTGGACCAATCAGGAGCTTTCATTTGTGGTGAAAGACAAGCAGCTGGTGTGGCAGAGGCTGCTTTAAAAGACG TTGAAACACTACGGCGGCTCATATCACAAGACCTGGAAGACGACGGATGGAGCCACGACTCAGATGAAACGCCCACCAACGAGACGGCCAACGACGGGAGCTCGTTCGCTGAAAGACAGCGGCCGGAGTCTTTGGAGACCGTCCTCAGCTTCAGCACCAACGACTGGGAGGCTGAGCCTGAAGAGGTTCCGCCCTCAGACACGGAACAACCCAACGTTCAGGTCATAAGGAAAG CTGTGGTTGCGggtccttcttcttcttcttctgtccccGACGACATTACTGATGATGTCACCCTCCCCTCCGACCAATCATCCAAGCCGAGAG GGAACACTTTCTACTTGGTAATGCCaacagagcagggagagagtGTCACTGATGACCTCAACGACCCTCCTACCCCCACCGCCAGCCACTTCCCTCAGTCTCTGGATGAAGTGATGTCACCACAAGTGCAGACGGAAGAGGAAACGCCAGCCGGTGGTCCAGGACTCAGCCGGTCAGAGGCTTTGAACCTGGAACGGGAGGAAGAAACGGGTCAATCGCAGGCCGGGTCCCAGAGTCACGTGATCAAAAACGTGGATGAGATTTTCCACACGATTGAGGGTTTGATGAGCAAGCTGCGCCAGCTGAAG GAAATAGAAAAGGCTCATCACAAGCTTTTGAAAaccctcacacactctgtcaATCAGGAGTCAGGGGACCAACGATGTCCCTCAGCAACCGTCTCCAGGACGCCATCTTTGGATCGCGGCTCAGGAGAAA GCAAAGAAGGAAGTCCAGCAGAACCCAAGATTCAGTCAACTGGATTCTGA
- the arhgef11 gene encoding rho guanine nucleotide exchange factor 11 isoform X3: MSLRQPTSTLDRLSSLTIGDSERKSSATQQREPMADIPAEGTGPGLVQRCVVVQKDQLGFGFTVCGERVKLVQNVRPGGAAVKAGVQEGDRIIKVNGSLVSSMSHQEVVKLIKSGTYVALTLQGPPPSAASLPLEPLPTDLTPNQRTSLGGEAPPPPPPPLPSGLGGNPSQRITGPKPLQDPEVQKHASQILRKMLEQEEAELQGLMEEQQRNPSPSLEERIESAKRRANQVRVKIQQDVEGMRSESIASYVIAGEGRLSMDSSEGDMEAFESPHSSPSFSFRTPLHRRQSSDTHTLSDSGGKAQIIGPEEEDEESDGYAFNEMDGPFQDIELLKTRPAHMTVFMRYVFTQLLDPNPLLFYLSVEAYLGSSPKDARALAPQICSHFLDPDAPLKIRVREEYLTDIESRLHAQEDIRGPLSELQQQVLPDIQDQIQDYRNKQMMGLGSLFGEGDLHHLDGDPAKEKQVVDRQVTALWEILSKHEEDRSSPLASAVLLYLRHSGIKLRDSKVFPGLSTEKEKWLAFLKTKKLSGTKKEKDGEDKKRNPILKYIGKPRATSQSTFHVPLSPNEVRPGSVRNIIQQFENHTETTGEEGGDAADPQRLSSSSLGEDSMESPTVSVRLARSESLKAQGEGRRRGVASGTESVPRSRSDVDMEDCGEEREGPGLRPLQHSTSSSASSSSARSLENPTPPYTPRSRRRSVDSPLALLPDAAALEDEVCDGQNWQDTVSPQLLATLSPREVDRQAVIYELFTTEVSHLRTLRVLDQVFFQKMRSVLNTDELACIFPNLPQVYELHASLCEAMKKRRETPIVQEIGDVMLARFEGAAGDEFQEQASQLCSQQSQALELIKNKQRKDPRFAHIIQECEASPHCRRLQLKDLLVSEMQRLTKYPLLLDNIIKHTEAGSSDLPSLQRAQVCCRGILQAVNEVVGETEHRQRLSQYQRRLDAAPQFKSLDLTTKRMIHEGPLTWKVSKDKQIEIQALLLSDCLVLLQRGPDDRLQLRYPSRWLGGGGGGGGDSKTSFSPLVKLDSLLVRSVATDNKALYVISTTERQIYELVAGTSSEKNTWKDLLEKAVSSADGSSPLISHGSMPITSPSIRSASPVSTDSNIDADSSVTGQSDSMAPHSSNNDIVLSDSTPVDQSGAFICGERQAAGVAEAALKDVETLRRLISQDLEDDGWSHDSDETPTNETANDGSSFAERQRPESLETVLSFSTNDWEAEPEEVPPSDTEQPNVQVIRKAVVAGPSSSSSVPDDITDDVTLPSDQSSKPRGNTFYLVMPTEQGESVTDDLNDPPTPTASHFPQSLDEVMSPQVQTEEETPAGGPGLSRSEALNLEREEETGQSQAGSQSHVIKNVDEIFHTIEGLMSKLRQLKEIEKAHHKLLKTLTHSVNQESGDQRCPSATVSRTPSLDRGSGESKEGSPAEPKIQSTGF, translated from the exons ATGAGTCTCCGCCAACCCACCTCGACACTGGACAG GCTCAGCAGTCTGACCATCGGGGACTCGGAGCGCAAATCCTCTGCCACCCAGCAGAGGGAGCCAATGGCCGACATCCCTGCTGAGGGCACGG GTCCCGGTCTTGTTCAGAGATGTGTGGTTGTGCAGAAGGACCAGCTTGGTTTCGGCTTCacagtgtgtggagagagagttAAGCTAGTGCAGAATGTCCGACCAG GTGGTGCAGCAGTCAAAGCCGGGGTTCAAGAAGGGGACCGCATCATAAAG GTGAACGGCTCACTGGTGTCCTCCATGTCCCATCAGGAGGTGGTAAAGCTCATCAAAT CTGGAACGTACGTAGCTCTGACACTACAAGGACCTCCCCCCTCAGCCGCCTCCTTGCCCTTAGAACCCCTCCCCACTGACCTCACACCCAATCAAAGAACATCTCTGGGTGGGGaggctccacctccaccacctccacccctgCCCTCTGGACTCGGTGGCAACCCTTCCCAAAGAATCACGGGACCCAAACCACTACAG gaccCAGAAGTACAAAAACATGCCTCTCAGATACTCAGGAAAATGCTGGAGCAGGAAGAAGCTGAACTGcag GGCTtgatggaggagcagcagaggaaccCATCGCCGTCACTGGAGGAGCGCATCGAAAGTGCCAAGAGGAGAGCGAACCAAGTCAGGGTCAAGATTCAGCAAGATGTG GAGGGAATGCGATCAGAATCTATCGCGAGTTATGTCATAGCAGGAGAag GTCGACTGTCAATGGACTCAAGCGAAGGCGACATGGAG gcCTTTGAGAGTCCCCACTCCTCCCCCTCATTCTCCTTCAGGACCCCCCTACACCGACGGCAGAGCTccgacacacacaccctctctgaTTCG GGTGGAAAGGCGCAGATCATCGGccctgaggaagaggatgaagaaagTGACGGCTATGCATTTAATGAG ATGGACGGTCCGTTCCAGGACATTGAGTTGTTGAAAACACGACCAGCACACATGACAGTGTTCATGAGATATGTCTTCACCCAGCTTCTGGACCCCAACCCTTTG CTGTTTTACCTGTCGGTGGAGGCATACCTGGGCTCCAGCCCTAAAGATGCCCGCGCACTTGCACCCCAGATCTGTTCCCATTTTCTGGACCCTGATGCT cctttgaaaatcagagtacGAGAGGAGTATCTCACAGATATTG AGAGTCGACTACATGCCCAGGAGGACATCAGAGGACCcctgtctgagctgcagcagcaggtgctgCCAGATATTCAGGACCAGATACAAGACTACAG GAACAAGCAGATGATGGGTCTTGGCTCTCTGTTTGGAGAAGGAGACCTGCATCACCTTGATGGAGACCCTGCGAAAGAGAAACAAGTGGTGGACAGACAGGTTACTGCCCTCTGGGAGATATT ATCAAAGCACGAAGAGGACAGAAG TTCTCCTCTGGCGTCAGCAGTCCTCCTGTACCTGCGTCATTCTGGTATCAAGCTAAGAGATTCCAAGGTCTTCCCAGGTTTGAGtacagagaaggagaagtgGCTCGCGTtcttaaagacaaaaaag ctgaGTGGTaccaagaaagagaaagatggagaggataAAAAGAGAAACCCCATCCTGAAGTACATCGGAAAACCCCGAGCCACATCCCAGTCca CATTCCATGTCCCGTTGTCACCCAACGAAG TCCGTCCTGGCAGTGTGAGGAACATCATCCAGCAGTTTGAGAATCACACAGAGACGacgggagaggagggaggtgacGCTGCCGACCCCCAGAggctctcctccagcagcctgGGAGAAGACAGCATGGAGAG CCCTACGGTCTCAGTGCGTCTGGCACGCAGCGAGTCGTTGAAGGCTCAGGGAGAAGGGCGTCGGCGGGGTGTTGCCTCAGGGACAGAGTCTGTCCCCCGCTCTCGCAGCGATGTGGACATGGAGGACtgtggggaggagagggaggggccGGGCCTCAGGccactgcagcacagcacatcATCATCTGCGTCCAGCAGCTCTGCACG GTCTCTAGAGAACCCTACACCCCCATACACCCCTCGGTCTAGACGCAG GAGTGTGGACTCACCGTTGGCTCTGCTACCGGACGCTGCAGCGCTGGAGGATGAAGTGTGCGACGGTCAGAACTGGCAGGACACGGTGTCTCCTCAGCTCCTCGCCACGCTCAGCCCGAGGGAGGTGGACAGACAGGCCGTCATTTATG AGCTGTTCACCACAGAGGTGTCCCACCTGCGGACCTTGCGGGTCCTGGACCAGGTCTTTTTCCAGAAGATGAGGTCTGTGCTGAACACTGATGAGCTGGCCTGCATCTTCCCCAACCTGCCGCAGGTCTACGAACTCCacg CAAGTCTGTGCGAAGCGATGAAGAAGCGCAGAGAAACTCCCATCGTTCAGGAAATCGGGGACGTTATGCTGGCCAGG TTTGAAGGTGCAGCCGGAGACGAGTTTCAGGAACAGGCGTCCCAGCTGTGCAGTCAGCAGTCTCAGGCGCTAGAACTCATCAAGAACAAACAACGTAAAGACCCTCGCTTCGCTCACATCatccag GAGTGTGAGGCGAGTCCTCACTGTCGGAGGCTGCAGCTTAAAGACCTGCTGGTGTCTGAGATGCAGAGACTCACCAAGTACCCTCTGCTGCTGGACAACATcattaaacacacagagg CTGGTTCATCGGACCTCCCCTCACTCCAGCGAGCCCAGGTTTGTTGCCGAGGGATACTGCAGGCTGTCAACGAGGTCGTCGGGGAAACAGAACACCGGCAACGTCTCAGCCAATACCAACGCAGGCTGGATGCTGCCCCTCAATTCAAG AGTCTCGACCTGACCACAAAGAGAATGATTCACGAAGGTCCTCTCACCTGGAAAGTGAGCAAAGATAAACAGATAG AGATCCAAGCgctgctgctgtcagattgCCTGGTCCTTCTGCAGAGAGGCCCAGACGACCGGCTGCAACTGCGATATCCATCCCGCTGGCTGGGTGGAGGCGGAGGAGGCGGCGGAGACAGCAAGACCTCCTTCAGCCCTCTGGTGAAGCTGGACTCACTGCTGGTCCGCTCAGTAGCTACGG ACAACAAAGCTCTCTATGTCATCAGCACCACAGAGAGGCAGATCTATGAACTGGTGGCTGGGACGTCATCAGAGAAAAACAC CTGGAAAGATTTACTTGAAAAAGCCGTCTCATCGGCCGATGGCTCATCGCCCCTGATCAGTCACGGATCTATGCCAATAAC TTCCCCCAGTATCCGCAGTGCGTCCCCAGTCTCGACCGACAGCAATATCGATGCAG ACAGTTCAGTGACCGGGCAGTCAGATTCCATGGCACCGCATTCCTCCAACAACGACATCGTGCTCTCCGACAGCACACCTGTGGACCAATCAGGAGCTTTCATTTGTGGTGAAAGACAAGCAGCTGGTGTGGCAGAGGCTGCTTTAAAAGACG TTGAAACACTACGGCGGCTCATATCACAAGACCTGGAAGACGACGGATGGAGCCACGACTCAGATGAAACGCCCACCAACGAGACGGCCAACGACGGGAGCTCGTTCGCTGAAAGACAGCGGCCGGAGTCTTTGGAGACCGTCCTCAGCTTCAGCACCAACGACTGGGAGGCTGAGCCTGAAGAGGTTCCGCCCTCAGACACGGAACAACCCAACGTTCAGGTCATAAGGAAAG CTGTGGTTGCGggtccttcttcttcttcttctgtccccGACGACATTACTGATGATGTCACCCTCCCCTCCGACCAATCATCCAAGCCGAGAG GGAACACTTTCTACTTGGTAATGCCaacagagcagggagagagtGTCACTGATGACCTCAACGACCCTCCTACCCCCACCGCCAGCCACTTCCCTCAGTCTCTGGATGAAGTGATGTCACCACAAGTGCAGACGGAAGAGGAAACGCCAGCCGGTGGTCCAGGACTCAGCCGGTCAGAGGCTTTGAACCTGGAACGGGAGGAAGAAACGGGTCAATCGCAGGCCGGGTCCCAGAGTCACGTGATCAAAAACGTGGATGAGATTTTCCACACGATTGAGGGTTTGATGAGCAAGCTGCGCCAGCTGAAG GAAATAGAAAAGGCTCATCACAAGCTTTTGAAAaccctcacacactctgtcaATCAGGAGTCAGGGGACCAACGATGTCCCTCAGCAACCGTCTCCAGGACGCCATCTTTGGATCGCGGCTCAGGAGAAA GCAAAGAAGGAAGTCCAGCAGAACCCAAGATTCAGTCAACTGGATTCTGA